agtctaaggaggatgagagctggacaattgttttacaggatgagaacttaatatttgaactgcaagaaggggttgggttgatttgtgaaaatcccagtatgccttccacttccccaaaactaacagtggggattcaggaacgcattttaggttgtaaaacatCCATTGATACACAGGTTTTGggctgtaatgttaaacatatcatacactgatggggaaccagagggactgacatatgtgtgtaaatatacaggaaaagagtcatctgaacctcttttaatgtatatcaggagacctgtaatagatgggaaattattaaacaaccgacacaagggaaagagggaccatgcacggcgccgtctaggctccctgcatgcctcctcatgggaacttgataatacctttgtaaaaactgccaaagatgtgtttaatgtgacaaatgttcagggaccatgttgggtatgtgggtttgtgcctcacgggcagactaggggttaccctTATCTAGGTGTACctttaaccatgagtatgcttgccgatatgattgggaataagactgtgtggaattttacaggtcttaacacaccaggcagggatgacttgctggataagttgcatctagctaacaatgtgactacaggtgctattatgtttcaaaatctagatggggagatatatagtactaataacctaacccagctacctgacatgataatgttaatgtataacataggacggctagttaaaaataggacaggggtattcaacattaaactgaaattctatgacttctcatatttgacttatgcccatgagaaatggaagactaagtttggtgagcccagagaccttattaaagactggtaccagcttaatagggaaacactagcaggtaacacacggactaaggatgggaggaagcgattgaataggatatgtccaccttttgttaaactgccagtgggatattattggttgtgtggcaggtgggcagtaaaggtaataccttgcacccattatggcccatgctttttaggatatatattccctgcttttaacataaccaccGCGCTTCCACCGCCTATATTGCATAGAACACgaagataccttgacctggacaaaatacacaatggagttaagattagtgaaggtatgcgcctgcttgcaacatttgtccctcattatggggctgccacagccctcactagattaaaTACGCTAGCTGATTTAGTGGATGAAGCTTTTAATGTAACTAGAGATGCAATAGAGCTCTTAGCAttagaacaggaacaaattaggatggtggcattgcagaatagaatggctctagactatctcctagctgcagaaggaggagtttgccaaagaatccaccagcaatgctgtgtgtacatagaagacaatacaggtaaaatcaaacatgacctacacagactagaagaagtgcaaaagcacatacgtgaggtacatgatgattcatttagcaaatggcttaaagactttgactggacttttggactggggggatggcttggaagcttaggcaaaactatagttaaatggctattaataagtctggcttgcttgtgtgggatattcattatagtaaaaatgtttggatgtttctgtaatacattgggtaggatgtgttttaaaccaaaagacaatattacttgagtgttttaattattaaggtatgtgtttagaaacaagcaaggtgtcacatgaccaaggggtggaatgtaaggaaagtggttgcagtaattgctcatataacacttgcttaaacttgtgtgactttgcctttaagagagtgaaagcattgcactaacttgggtgactttgcctttaagagagtgtgcctttaacagagtaaaagacattaattaacttcaagtagatgacactgaattttgctaagtcatgctacaagtggtaaacaaccgatggatgctgatgataagaagtcaaaacccagacagaacaagggtgtaaccttggcaggggtcacttactgacattaaggaacacattggtataggggctaatgccatggtaatattgttaattattattaagtgcaataggctaagtaatattaattgcaataggctaagtaataaagccattattgatgtttagctattaattatatctatggaaagattgttaaaactattattaatgtatttgacaaaagtaactgcataagaccacataattaatgttaggcagaaaaacatgtttgtttgaaactaaagatgacggcattgcagtttaggaatacgtcagagatagtacctgggtatgccctgataagcttggttgaggctaagacagactggccagatgtcttgggccacggccaacctcagagggtgcggtctcaggatctgtggagttgcgccaaaactgttacacaagtgaacagtataaagaggggtacatctaggcaatctgatcatgtctgattgtattgattgtcatgtctgatgtctgatgtctgagtcagtctgagagtctgagtatttgtggtgtgtgtatttgagtgtatttttgggacccatggatggacgcatcctcggtgttgttttttcccgctgatcgcctgcttttctcctggtccaaagattgcccagatgtcccctcccattgcgccccagaagcggcaggataggatgatgcaaacagagatcacggtgatgtattaatttgtttgtttaaaactagctagacttgttttagtggtaatacaacataagattgttatcagtcgttgcgcaggcaactaaatgtaactgaaaactgtatagatagttgtatctagaattgtttatataagcattgcaattgcatagagtgttataagtctgaatagtggtttgtggtattttgtttccatgattatgttgcagaataaaccatcattgttattataagattgtgaaaacctgtgtaatgtgtcagtcatttccttgctgaaaagtgatatatatgataacatcatatcctgacaaaaagaatcacataacacacacacatatatatatatatatatatatatatatatatatatatacacatacacacacacacacatatatatatatatacacatacacacacacacatatatatatatatatatatagacacatgc
The nucleotide sequence above comes from Bombina bombina isolate aBomBom1 chromosome 7, aBomBom1.pri, whole genome shotgun sequence. Encoded proteins:
- the LOC128667181 gene encoding uncharacterized protein LOC128667181, producing MLNISYTDGEPEGLTYVCKYTGKESSEPLLMYIRRPVIDGKLLNNRHKGKRDHARRRLGSLHASSWELDNTFVKTAKDVFNVTNVQGPCWVCGFVPHGQTRGYPYLGVPLTMSMLADMIGNKTVWNFTGLNTPGRDDLLDKLHLANNVTTGAIMFQNLDGEIYSTNNLTQLPDMIMLMYNIGRLVKNRTGVFNIKLKFYDFSYLTYAHEKWKTKFGEPRDLIKDWYQLNRETLAGNTRTKDGRKRLNRICPPFVKLPVGYYWLCGRWAVKVIPCTHYGPCFLGYIFPAFNITTALPPPILHRTRRYLDLDKIHNGVKISEGMRLLATFVPHYGAATALTRLNTLADLVDEAFNVTRDAIELLALEQEQIRMVALQNRMALDYLLAAEGGVCQRIHQQCCVYIEDNTGKIKHDLHRLEEVQKHIREVHDDSFSKWLKDFDWTFGLGGWLGSLGKTIVKWLLISLACLCGIFIIVKMFGCFCNTLGRMCFKPKDNIT